The following proteins come from a genomic window of Maniola jurtina chromosome 15, ilManJurt1.1, whole genome shotgun sequence:
- the LOC123872767 gene encoding amyloid protein-binding protein 2 isoform X1 yields MADASSSVCVKKIPDNLYEMCLTHLVNYIQKSKCERNDLRSLPDNILMDVYFKMLQEKRLCILGAELSDLDKFERLLRFSGAQLRLLQCFQAVIEHGSKLSAELASSYLARCDANSKSHNCLIQLGLRLGGFLNEAGWYADAQRVLLRCRDLCQAQPQTAHYKGLTLECCHRLLNTQSAYCCFPAAAETYALALQLLGLPEDIASKLPEEPFSIAETFFKALQTDDDDAARQDPCSAEYCGGRGGRGGCGAWGLSVLLARLCKEFSALFFVRCDYSAAHAWSMRALALLTPHTPAKITIEVVRACGKACVVKRRFSAAGLLVRQGVALARAAFGPAHPRYAAALLDYGFYLLNIDSITHSVAVYEEALSTLRRVFGRSSLHVATAQEDLAYALYVLEYSSGRFYKARDHAERAIRIIENLVPPDHLLLASAKRVKALILEEIALDTPAGQDMREPSLLEESESLHKAALELSMMAFGEKNVQTAKHYGNLGRLYQSMQKFQDAEMMHLKAIAIKEELLGAEDYEVGLSVGHLASLYNYHMNMHRAAEKLYLRSISISLKLFGERYSGLEYDYRGLVHVFTQLKRHDRALHYNALLQHWHDLREQSKAEQQPALGDEQIMPLEELQAKFFSDGND; encoded by the exons ATGCTTCAGGAAAAGCGGCTATGCATCCTGGGCGCGGAGCTATCGGATCTGGACAAGTTCGAACGACTCCTGCGTTTCTCCGGTGCGCAGCTTCGGTTACTGCAGTGCTTCCAG GCGGTGATTGAACACGGCTCCAAGTTGTCGGCGGAGCTGGCCAGCAGCTACCTCGCACGATGCGATGCCAACTCCAAATCACACAACTGTCTCATACAACTAGGACTTAGGCTAG GTGGTTTCCTAAACGAAGCAGGCTGGTACGCGGACGCGCAACGCGTTTTGTTGCGCTGCCGAGACCTATGCCAGGCGCAGCCGCAGACCGCACATTACAAGGGGCTCACACTGGAATGCTGCCACAG acTGCTCAACACACAATCAGCGTACTGCTGCTTCCCCGCCGCGGCGGAGACCTACGCGCTGGCGCTGCAGCTGTTGGGGTTGCCGGAGGACATCGCCTCCAAGCTGCCCGAGGAGCCCTTCTCCATAGCTGAGACCTTCTTCAAGGCGCTGCAGACTGATGACGATGACGCGGCGAG ACAGGACCCGTGCTCGGCGGAGTACTGCGGCGGGCGCGGTGGGCGCGGCGGCTGCGGCGCGTGGGGGCTGTCGGTGCTGCTGGCGCGCCTGTGCAAGGAGTTCAGCGCGCTGTTCTTCGTGCGCTGCGACTACAGCGCCGCGCACGCGTGGAGCATGCGCGCCCTGGCGCTGCTCACGCCACACACGCCCGCCAA AATCACAATCGAAGTAGTCCGCGCGTGCGGCAAAGCGTGCGTAGTGAAGCGACGCTTCTCCGCAGCAGGGCTTCTCGTGCGGCAGGGCGTAGCGTTAGCCAGAGCAGCGTTCGGACCGGCGCATCCACGCTACGCAGCTGCGCTTCTCGACTACGGGTTCTATCTGCTCAACATCGACTCTATAACGCACAGTGTCGCTGTATATGAG GAGGCGCTCAGCACGTTGCGGCGCGTGTTCGGGCGCAGCAGCCTGCACGTGGCCACGGCGCAGGAGGACCTGGCCTACGCGCTCTACGTTCTCGAGTACTCCTCTGGAAGATTCTACAAGGCCAGGGACCACGCCGAACGCGCCATTAGAATCATCGAG AACCTTGTACCGCCGGACCATTTACTGCTCGCGTCAGCGAAGCGCGTCAAAGCACTTATTCTAGAAGAAATTGCACTCGACACACCCGCGGGGCAGGATATGAGAG AACCAAGTTTACTAGAGGAATCGGAGTCGCTTCACAAGGCGGCACTAGAGCTCAGCATGATGGCGTTCGGCGAGAAGAACGTGCAGACGGCCAAGCACTACGGCAACCTCGGCCGACTGTACCAGAGCATGCAGAAGTTTCAG GACGCAGAAATGATGCACCTAAAGGCGATCGCCATCAAAGAGGAGTTACTCGGGGCAGAAGATTACGAGGTAGGGCTGAGCGTGGGGCACCTCGCGTCGCTGTACAACTACCACATGAACATGCACCGCGCCGCGGAGAAGCTCTACCTGCGCTCCATATCCATTA GTCTAAAGCTGTTCGGCGAGCGGTATTCGGGCTTAGAATACGACTACCGCGGCCTGGTGCACGTGTTCACGCAACTCAAGCGCCACGACCGCGCGCTGCACTATAACGCTCTGCTGCAGCACTGGCATG ATCTCAGAGAACAGTCGAAAGCGGAGCAGCAGCCAGCATTAGGAGATGAGCAGATCATGCCGCTGGAAGAGCTTCAGGCCAAGTTCTTCAGCGACGGCAACGACTGA
- the LOC123872767 gene encoding amyloid protein-binding protein 2 isoform X2: MADASSSVCVKKIPDNLYEMCLTHLVNYIQKSKCERNDLRSLPDNILMDVYFKMLQEKRLCILGAELSDLDKFERLLRFSGAQLRLLQCFQAVIEHGSKLSAELASSYLARCDANSKSHNCLIQLGLRLGGFLNEAGWYADAQRVLLRCRDLCQAQPQTAHYKGLTLECCHRLLNTQSAYCCFPAAAETYALALQLLGLPEDIASKLPEEPFSIAETFFKALQTDDDDAARQDPCSAEYCGGRGGRGGCGAWGLSVLLARLCKEFSALFFVRCDYSAAHAWSMRALALLTPHTPAKITIEVVRACGKACVVKRRFSAAGLLVRQGVALARAAFGPAHPRYAAALLDYGFYLLNIDSITHSVAVYEEALSTLRRVFGRSSLHVATAQEDLAYALYVLEYSSGRFYKARDHAERAIRIIENLVPPDHLLLASAKRVKALILEEIALDTPAGQDMREPSLLEESESLHKAALELSMMAFGEKNVQTAKHYGNLGRLYQSMQKFQDAEMMHLKAIAIKEELLGAEDYEVGLSVGHLASLYNYHMNMHRAAEKLYLRSISISLKLFGERYSGLEYDYRGLVHVFTQLKRHDRALHYNALLQHWHGE, translated from the exons ATGCTTCAGGAAAAGCGGCTATGCATCCTGGGCGCGGAGCTATCGGATCTGGACAAGTTCGAACGACTCCTGCGTTTCTCCGGTGCGCAGCTTCGGTTACTGCAGTGCTTCCAG GCGGTGATTGAACACGGCTCCAAGTTGTCGGCGGAGCTGGCCAGCAGCTACCTCGCACGATGCGATGCCAACTCCAAATCACACAACTGTCTCATACAACTAGGACTTAGGCTAG GTGGTTTCCTAAACGAAGCAGGCTGGTACGCGGACGCGCAACGCGTTTTGTTGCGCTGCCGAGACCTATGCCAGGCGCAGCCGCAGACCGCACATTACAAGGGGCTCACACTGGAATGCTGCCACAG acTGCTCAACACACAATCAGCGTACTGCTGCTTCCCCGCCGCGGCGGAGACCTACGCGCTGGCGCTGCAGCTGTTGGGGTTGCCGGAGGACATCGCCTCCAAGCTGCCCGAGGAGCCCTTCTCCATAGCTGAGACCTTCTTCAAGGCGCTGCAGACTGATGACGATGACGCGGCGAG ACAGGACCCGTGCTCGGCGGAGTACTGCGGCGGGCGCGGTGGGCGCGGCGGCTGCGGCGCGTGGGGGCTGTCGGTGCTGCTGGCGCGCCTGTGCAAGGAGTTCAGCGCGCTGTTCTTCGTGCGCTGCGACTACAGCGCCGCGCACGCGTGGAGCATGCGCGCCCTGGCGCTGCTCACGCCACACACGCCCGCCAA AATCACAATCGAAGTAGTCCGCGCGTGCGGCAAAGCGTGCGTAGTGAAGCGACGCTTCTCCGCAGCAGGGCTTCTCGTGCGGCAGGGCGTAGCGTTAGCCAGAGCAGCGTTCGGACCGGCGCATCCACGCTACGCAGCTGCGCTTCTCGACTACGGGTTCTATCTGCTCAACATCGACTCTATAACGCACAGTGTCGCTGTATATGAG GAGGCGCTCAGCACGTTGCGGCGCGTGTTCGGGCGCAGCAGCCTGCACGTGGCCACGGCGCAGGAGGACCTGGCCTACGCGCTCTACGTTCTCGAGTACTCCTCTGGAAGATTCTACAAGGCCAGGGACCACGCCGAACGCGCCATTAGAATCATCGAG AACCTTGTACCGCCGGACCATTTACTGCTCGCGTCAGCGAAGCGCGTCAAAGCACTTATTCTAGAAGAAATTGCACTCGACACACCCGCGGGGCAGGATATGAGAG AACCAAGTTTACTAGAGGAATCGGAGTCGCTTCACAAGGCGGCACTAGAGCTCAGCATGATGGCGTTCGGCGAGAAGAACGTGCAGACGGCCAAGCACTACGGCAACCTCGGCCGACTGTACCAGAGCATGCAGAAGTTTCAG GACGCAGAAATGATGCACCTAAAGGCGATCGCCATCAAAGAGGAGTTACTCGGGGCAGAAGATTACGAGGTAGGGCTGAGCGTGGGGCACCTCGCGTCGCTGTACAACTACCACATGAACATGCACCGCGCCGCGGAGAAGCTCTACCTGCGCTCCATATCCATTA GTCTAAAGCTGTTCGGCGAGCGGTATTCGGGCTTAGAATACGACTACCGCGGCCTG GTGCACGTGTTCACGCAACTCAAGCGCCACGACCGCGCGCTGCACTATAACGCTCTGCTGCAGCACTGGCATGGTGAGTGA